A genome region from Bacillaceae bacterium IKA-2 includes the following:
- a CDS encoding CDP-alcohol phosphatidyltransferase family protein: MLDTHGRKYVQPMILSSAKGLLKLGLSANQVTLISFCIGVSTGLLIYFGYPIIAVVVLWLSGFLDAVDGTMARLTKPSSWGTVLDVTLDRLVEISVILGLAFAFPDAMWALLLLSVSIIFSMTVFLTVGAVSENKGMKSFHYQAGLAERTEGFILFTLMILLANHLLLITLIFLAVEIFTGMQRLLEARRILKD; the protein is encoded by the coding sequence GTGCTTGATACACATGGTAGGAAATATGTTCAACCAATGATTTTGAGTTCTGCAAAAGGGCTATTAAAGCTTGGTTTATCAGCTAATCAAGTAACATTGATTTCATTTTGTATCGGAGTTTCGACAGGTTTGTTAATATACTTTGGTTATCCTATTATCGCTGTTGTTGTGCTCTGGCTTTCTGGCTTTTTAGATGCAGTAGATGGAACGATGGCGAGACTAACAAAGCCATCTAGCTGGGGAACGGTACTAGATGTAACACTAGATCGTTTAGTTGAAATAAGTGTGATTTTGGGCCTAGCCTTCGCATTTCCTGATGCAATGTGGGCTTTGTTATTACTAAGCGTCTCGATTATTTTTTCAATGACGGTATTTTTAACAGTAGGAGCAGTTTCCGAGAACAAAGGCATGAAGTCATTTCATTATCAAGCAGGGCTTGCAGAGCGAACAGAAGGATTTATTTTATTTACATTGATGATCTTACTCGCAAATCATTTACTACTAATCACGCTAATTTTCTTAGCCGTTGAAATATTTACAGGCATGCAAAGGTTATTAGAAGCTAGACGAATACTGAAAGACTAA
- a CDS encoding TVP38/TMEM64 family protein: protein MKLKKKTMLKSLIILLTIGFLLWFNNEYIQTTPVEIRNWILSFGWFAPFLFIIIYTLRPLILFPASILSLAGGLAFGAAFGTIFTVIGATAGAVLSFIIARKLGKNVAKKEWTGKSATVQRQLEEKGFFYVVLLRFIPILNFDMISYLAGISKVKLRAFFFGTLFGIIPGTFAYNFLGASIVDGDWVTVLLAIAIFLLVMFIPILTSKRLKQKLGISVKT, encoded by the coding sequence TTGAAGTTGAAGAAAAAAACGATGCTAAAAAGTTTAATTATTTTACTAACGATCGGGTTTTTATTGTGGTTTAACAATGAGTATATCCAAACAACTCCTGTAGAAATTCGCAATTGGATTTTATCGTTTGGTTGGTTTGCACCATTTTTATTTATCATTATTTATACATTACGACCATTGATTTTGTTTCCTGCATCGATCTTATCTTTAGCGGGAGGGTTAGCATTTGGAGCTGCATTTGGTACGATATTTACAGTTATTGGGGCAACGGCCGGAGCGGTACTTTCATTTATAATCGCCCGGAAGTTAGGGAAAAATGTTGCAAAAAAAGAGTGGACTGGAAAATCGGCCACCGTACAAAGACAATTAGAGGAAAAAGGCTTTTTTTACGTTGTCCTGCTTCGTTTCATTCCTATTTTAAACTTTGATATGATCAGCTACTTAGCAGGGATATCAAAAGTAAAATTACGAGCATTCTTTTTCGGAACTCTTTTTGGGATCATCCCAGGAACGTTTGCTTACAACTTTTTAGGGGCAAGTATCGTCGATGGCGATTGGGTAACCGTTCTCTTGGCTATTGCCATATTCTTACTTGTCATGTTTATTCCTATTCTGACAAGTAAAAGATTAAAACAGAAACTAGGGATTTCCGTGAAAACGTGA
- a CDS encoding spore germination protein yields the protein MPAIVGAVKVNAIGSSGVFNIGDVFTISPVSTAKTFAGAGSFNTGDHLTLRNDYSETNTYDKDFADSNISTII from the coding sequence ATGCCTGCAATTGTTGGTGCCGTAAAAGTAAATGCTATTGGGAGTAGTGGCGTTTTTAATATAGGAGATGTTTTTACAATTTCTCCTGTTAGCACAGCAAAGACCTTTGCTGGTGCAGGATCATTTAATACAGGTGACCATTTAACATTGAGAAATGATTACAGTGAAACAAATACGTACGATAAAGATTTTGCAGATTCTAATATAAGCACAATCATTTAG
- a CDS encoding IS110 family transposase, whose translation MGQKHKSKSNNIRGRKGSQFRSELRGTDLERVLIVAIDAAKFYQKAMVCNYFGDVLVKPTFFGVNKKGISQLHEKIEHASKEVDAERIFVGIEATGHYYEDIVRELGALGYGVTIINAATTHEERSSSLNWTKTDDLDLKAIAQVIIQNKGTESKLPTGTHQELITLTRARRSEVRKRSRVKVEIRTLMDKIWREFQGHVIVNGHTPNKVELFSDFWGKSSLFFMENFPHPEDLLSMSEEDLRNLSIEHNLKLRDLTIKNLLYIAKESLCRPKRDVRAELLLLKLALPNFRNLNANIKVLDREIERILLETDGRLLLSIPGIGVTTAAEFYCEVGDVLAFEHAGQIIKKAGTNPIVIQSGGLEGFYGKISKQGNKNLRYVVYNIGKSLAQHNKDVRPYYENLRAKGKHQRKAYIALGNKFIRIAFAMLTNRTVYQTNDESYQYLRMMKAKLRHTKMSEFSRIISAA comes from the coding sequence ATGGGGCAAAAACATAAATCTAAGTCTAATAATATTAGAGGAAGAAAAGGAAGTCAATTCCGATCTGAGCTAAGAGGTACAGATCTGGAGCGAGTATTAATTGTAGCCATTGATGCAGCGAAGTTTTATCAGAAAGCGATGGTGTGTAATTATTTTGGTGATGTACTAGTGAAACCTACATTTTTTGGTGTTAATAAAAAAGGTATTAGCCAACTTCACGAAAAGATCGAGCATGCAAGCAAGGAAGTTGACGCAGAGCGGATTTTTGTTGGTATTGAGGCAACGGGGCATTACTATGAGGATATTGTGAGGGAATTAGGCGCTTTAGGATACGGTGTAACGATTATCAATGCGGCAACGACACACGAAGAAAGATCAAGTTCGTTGAACTGGACTAAGACCGATGACCTCGATCTCAAGGCTATTGCCCAAGTCATTATTCAAAATAAAGGGACGGAGAGTAAGTTGCCGACGGGAACTCATCAAGAGTTAATAACGTTAACGAGAGCACGTAGGAGTGAAGTTAGAAAGAGATCCAGAGTCAAGGTAGAGATCCGGACGTTAATGGACAAAATTTGGAGAGAGTTCCAAGGGCACGTTATAGTAAATGGTCATACGCCAAATAAAGTAGAATTATTTAGTGATTTTTGGGGCAAGTCCTCCCTCTTTTTTATGGAAAACTTCCCGCACCCAGAAGATCTTCTATCAATGAGTGAAGAAGATCTTCGAAACCTATCGATTGAACATAATTTGAAGTTACGAGATTTAACCATTAAGAACCTGTTATATATCGCTAAGGAAAGCCTATGCAGGCCTAAAAGAGACGTTCGAGCTGAGCTACTATTACTAAAGCTAGCCTTACCAAACTTTCGAAATCTGAATGCCAATATAAAGGTGTTAGATCGAGAAATTGAGCGTATTTTATTAGAAACAGATGGGCGTCTCCTTCTCAGTATTCCAGGAATTGGAGTGACAACGGCAGCGGAATTCTACTGTGAGGTAGGCGATGTACTGGCCTTTGAGCATGCAGGGCAGATTATCAAAAAAGCAGGAACCAATCCAATTGTCATTCAATCAGGGGGTCTAGAAGGGTTCTATGGAAAAATATCGAAACAAGGAAATAAGAATTTACGCTATGTCGTCTATAATATTGGAAAGAGCTTAGCACAGCACAATAAAGATGTACGTCCGTATTACGAGAACCTCAGAGCGAAAGGCAAACATCAAAGAAAAGCGTACATTGCCTTAGGAAATAAGTTCATTCGAATAGCATTTGCGATGCTTACGAATCGAACCGTGTATCAGACAAATGATGAGTCTTACCAGTATTTACGAATGATGAAAGCAAAGTTACGACATACAAAAATGTCGGAGTTTTCTCGAATCATTAGTGCAGCATAG
- a CDS encoding FAD-dependent oxidoreductase: MKKYDLIVIGGGAGGLTVAAGGASLGAKVALIEKEQEPGGDCLHYGCVPSKALIEAAKEIFTARKAAAEFGMTLDGEASLAVAKKRVKAAIAQIQGHDGADRFRDMGVDVYQGLGTFKDANHVEVSGIDEVIYGKRIVIATGSRPIIPPIDGLSEAGFLTNETIFEQEEAPKRLLVIGAGPIGLELSQAMARFGSEVIVVDMAKEIFGREDNKIVPFVKKALEKELEFRLGAGVRKVALTDSGTKIVTISVDGDDENIEVDEILVAVGRKSNIENLRLEAIGVKVERGNIVVTPTLKTSIPHIYAVGDVIGAFPFTHAAGMEGKVVVANAVFGLKKKVDYDNVPWVTFTDPEVFHLGLTEQEARVKFADNATIYEVTTDDVDRFVADRKLDGIAKVITDKNGKILGAHAVGPGAGEWMQEIVYAKQHGHKIGNLSNVIHPYPIRGAILQRLADQYWRKKLFGGAIPKLAKKYIQWFR, translated from the coding sequence ATGAAAAAATATGATTTGATCGTTATTGGTGGCGGGGCTGGTGGGTTAACGGTTGCTGCTGGTGGCGCAAGTTTAGGAGCAAAAGTGGCACTTATTGAAAAGGAACAAGAGCCTGGTGGAGATTGTTTGCATTATGGTTGTGTTCCTTCTAAAGCGCTAATAGAGGCGGCAAAAGAAATATTTACAGCAAGAAAAGCAGCTGCAGAGTTTGGGATGACACTAGACGGTGAAGCTAGCTTAGCTGTTGCAAAAAAACGTGTCAAAGCAGCAATTGCTCAGATTCAAGGCCACGACGGTGCCGATCGCTTCAGAGATATGGGTGTTGATGTCTACCAAGGGCTAGGGACATTTAAAGATGCTAACCATGTTGAGGTTAGTGGTATAGATGAGGTTATATATGGAAAACGAATTGTCATAGCGACAGGCTCTCGACCAATCATTCCACCTATTGATGGCTTATCTGAAGCTGGATTTTTAACAAATGAAACGATTTTTGAACAAGAAGAAGCTCCAAAGCGACTGCTAGTGATTGGTGCAGGCCCGATTGGTTTAGAGCTATCGCAAGCAATGGCAAGGTTTGGTTCCGAAGTCATAGTCGTTGATATGGCAAAAGAAATTTTTGGAAGAGAAGATAACAAAATTGTTCCATTTGTTAAAAAAGCACTTGAAAAAGAGTTGGAATTTCGACTTGGGGCAGGGGTGAGAAAAGTTGCACTAACTGACAGCGGTACAAAAATAGTTACAATAAGTGTCGATGGAGATGATGAAAACATTGAGGTAGACGAGATTTTAGTCGCCGTGGGTCGAAAATCTAATATTGAAAATCTACGTTTAGAGGCGATTGGTGTGAAGGTAGAAAGAGGAAATATTGTCGTCACACCGACATTAAAAACTTCTATTCCTCATATTTACGCCGTTGGTGACGTTATTGGTGCGTTTCCTTTTACACATGCAGCGGGAATGGAAGGGAAAGTAGTCGTTGCAAATGCCGTATTCGGTTTAAAAAAGAAAGTTGACTACGACAATGTTCCCTGGGTAACGTTTACAGATCCAGAAGTGTTCCATTTAGGGTTAACAGAACAAGAGGCAAGAGTTAAGTTTGCTGACAATGCAACTATATACGAGGTAACCACTGATGATGTAGACCGCTTTGTAGCTGATCGTAAGCTAGATGGGATCGCAAAAGTAATTACCGACAAAAATGGCAAGATATTAGGAGCACACGCCGTTGGCCCTGGAGCAGGGGAGTGGATGCAGGAAATCGTTTATGCGAAACAGCATGGACATAAAATAGGTAATCTATCAAATGTTATTCACCCTTATCCAATCAGAGGCGCAATTTTGCAAAGATTAGCAGACCAATACTGGCGCAAGAAGCTATTTGGCGGGGCGATCCCTAAATTAGCAAAAAAGTACATTCAGTGGTTTCGGTAG
- a CDS encoding glutaredoxin domain-containing protein, with protein MLTTAILYTMKGCSKCKIMKGFLQEQKIPFDEVDILEKPERSNEIFQMNSEIIVPFLYYQGVSYMYHSEWRDKLKI; from the coding sequence ATGTTGACTACAGCCATTTTGTACACGATGAAAGGATGCTCAAAATGTAAAATAATGAAAGGTTTTTTACAAGAGCAAAAAATTCCTTTTGATGAAGTTGATATATTAGAGAAGCCTGAACGGAGTAATGAAATTTTCCAAATGAATAGCGAAATAATCGTCCCGTTTTTATATTATCAAGGAGTTTCATATATGTATCATAGTGAGTGGAGAGATAAGCTTAAAATCTAA
- a CDS encoding glycine/sarcosine/betaine reductase selenoprotein B family protein has translation MVSDTECNTPTKVRGKQSMLKKIKHFLFTKVAKVMVRGQTDKVGLVKLDKPMKEWRVAFLTTAGVHLKSQAGFDVENGDHSLRLIQDDVIEAELMITHTHYDITDAEKDINCVFPIAILHELRDEGIINATASTHYGLMGYIPNTKPLLEETIPQIVAQLKADKVDVLLASPGUYICHQSVGLIQKAVEKAGIATSSISHLPDLSKKVAVPRALHLRFPLGRSFGAAGRRDLQRKIVIDMLDSIQTISGDENMVKLPYRWKKD, from the coding sequence ATGGTGTCTGACACCGAGTGTAATACACCAACCAAAGTTAGGGGGAAGCAAAGTATGCTAAAAAAAATAAAGCATTTTCTGTTTACGAAAGTAGCAAAAGTGATGGTAAGGGGTCAAACAGATAAGGTTGGGTTGGTAAAGCTAGACAAGCCAATGAAAGAGTGGCGGGTCGCTTTTTTAACAACGGCTGGTGTTCACCTGAAGTCTCAAGCTGGGTTTGATGTAGAGAATGGCGATCATAGCCTCCGTTTAATTCAAGATGATGTTATTGAAGCGGAACTAATGATTACCCATACTCATTATGATATAACGGATGCTGAGAAAGATATTAATTGCGTTTTTCCGATTGCTATCCTTCATGAGCTTCGGGATGAGGGGATAATTAATGCTACAGCTTCGACTCATTATGGATTAATGGGTTATATTCCAAATACCAAACCACTACTTGAAGAAACAATCCCGCAAATTGTTGCTCAGTTAAAGGCTGACAAGGTAGATGTGCTGCTAGCATCACCTGGCTGATATATTTGTCATCAATCCGTGGGATTGATTCAAAAAGCAGTTGAAAAGGCTGGGATTGCCACAAGTAGTATTTCCCATTTACCTGACTTAAGTAAAAAAGTAGCTGTGCCTCGTGCTCTCCATTTACGATTTCCGTTAGGGAGAAGTTTTGGAGCTGCTGGGAGACGAGATTTACAGAGGAAAATAGTTATCGATATGCTTGATAGTATTCAGACAATTAGTGGAGATGAAAATATGGTCAAGTTACCGTATCGTTGGAAGAAGGATTAA
- a CDS encoding spore germination protein GerPB, with the protein MNFYINQTININTLKVGGVTNSSVLQIGSAGMIKALSNLYNTGDFVEPSPVAVDPIAPIPLVPLASPAPAAPPAPPR; encoded by the coding sequence GTGAATTTCTATATTAATCAAACAATAAATATTAATACTTTAAAAGTTGGTGGCGTTACAAACTCATCGGTTTTACAAATTGGCAGCGCGGGGATGATCAAAGCTTTATCAAATCTCTATAATACGGGTGATTTTGTGGAGCCTAGCCCTGTGGCAGTGGATCCAATAGCGCCTATTCCACTTGTGCCCCTTGCTTCCCCAGCTCCAGCAGCTCCACCAGCTCCACCAAGGTAG